One part of the Aneurinibacillus sp. REN35 genome encodes these proteins:
- the mtnA gene encoding S-methyl-5-thioribose-1-phosphate isomerase: MMTQTYEPLQSVRWEGDQLILLDQTLLPEKAEYLILSDVKQVWDAIERLKVRGAPAIGITAAYGVYVAVRNAEEEQAEALIAEVKKQADYLATSRPTAVNLFWALKRMVRCAEQSLAAGNSAVEIKHALLQEAQDIQAEDEAVCRAIGEHALTLFVDGMGVLTHCNAGGLATAKYGTATAPMYLAHERGWNLKVFADETRPVLQGARLTAYELQQAGVDVTLICDNMAAKVMANGWVQAVIVGTDRVAANGDVANKIGTYGLAVLARAHNIPFYVAAPLSSIDVDTPTGKEIPIEEREADEIIRGLGRQVAPLDIKVYNPAFDVTPNEYVTAIITEKGIIRAPYIESVRSLFK; this comes from the coding sequence ATGATGACACAAACATATGAACCGCTTCAGTCCGTACGCTGGGAAGGTGATCAGCTTATTTTGCTTGATCAAACGCTGCTTCCCGAAAAAGCTGAATACCTTATTTTATCTGATGTAAAACAAGTATGGGATGCAATCGAGAGACTAAAGGTTCGGGGTGCTCCCGCAATCGGCATTACTGCTGCCTACGGCGTATATGTCGCAGTGCGAAATGCTGAAGAGGAGCAAGCGGAAGCTCTCATAGCAGAAGTGAAAAAGCAGGCTGATTATCTTGCCACTTCCCGCCCGACAGCCGTGAATTTATTTTGGGCGTTGAAGCGAATGGTACGTTGTGCAGAACAATCTCTGGCGGCAGGAAACTCCGCAGTAGAGATTAAGCATGCATTATTACAAGAAGCGCAGGATATTCAGGCAGAGGATGAGGCGGTATGCCGAGCTATTGGTGAGCATGCGCTTACATTATTTGTAGACGGTATGGGGGTATTAACGCACTGCAATGCGGGTGGGCTTGCTACGGCAAAATACGGAACAGCAACAGCTCCAATGTATCTCGCCCATGAGAGAGGATGGAATCTTAAAGTATTTGCTGATGAAACACGTCCGGTGCTGCAGGGAGCGCGACTGACTGCATATGAGCTGCAGCAGGCAGGAGTTGATGTGACGTTGATTTGCGATAATATGGCTGCCAAAGTTATGGCAAACGGCTGGGTGCAGGCTGTTATCGTAGGAACAGACCGTGTAGCAGCCAACGGTGATGTTGCTAACAAAATTGGTACATACGGGCTGGCTGTATTGGCTCGTGCTCACAATATTCCTTTCTATGTCGCAGCTCCCCTTTCATCTATTGATGTAGATACACCGACAGGCAAAGAAATTCCGATTGAAGAGCGTGAAGCCGATGAGATTATTCGCGGACTTGGACGGCAGGTAGCTCCTTTAGATATTAAGGTATATAATCCGGCATTCGATGTTACACCGAATGAGTATGTAACAGCCATTATTACTGAAAAAGGCATCATACGCGCTCCGTATATAGAGAGTGTACGCTCACTTTTTAAATAA